cagctgtagctctgatttgacccctggcctgggaacctccatttgccacaggtgtggccctaaaaagaaaaaagatctgcaGATGTGTCCACACCTCAAGGATGGGGTGGCTTGTGGGCCTGGAAGATGGGCCATTGAGAGCTGAACTAAGAGCCCCAAAGAGTCTGCAGGACCCGGGTGCCTAGCCCGGGGCACAAGTACCCCTTTCCCAAGCTCGGATCTCACAGTGTCTTTCCCTCTTGCCCCTCTTTGCTCCCTTACTGCCTGCTCGCTTCCTGGTGCTCTTTTGGTGGGCAAGCAGGGGACCAGTTCCTTCCTGTcagcctgccccctcccagctGGCACAGGGAGgctggccctgggctggaggGGTGGCACCACCATGCCGGTTGTGTGCCTACCTCCTCCCCGTGAGTTCTCCTCATGCCAGGCCTGCCCTCTACCTGGTGGGTCCCCTTATTCTCCATCCAGGCTCCTGGTTGCTCCAGCCTGACCTCTGGCCTGTACCCCCTGCCCAGCAAAGGGGGCTCTAGATCCCCTGGAGCCTACGTGTGTGGCTCGGGGGGCGGAGCGGAGCTGGAGGGCCTTTGGCCTCTGTGTCCTCTGACAATACCCTTCGCTCCAGGGCATGTACATCTTCCTGCACACGGTGAAGGGGACACCCTTTGAGACCCCAGACCAGGGCAAGGCAAGGCTGCTGACCCACTGGGAGCAGATGGACTATGGGGTCCAGTTCACGGCGTCTCGGAAATTCCTGACCATCACCCCCATCGTGCTGTGAGTAGCTTGGGTAGAGGAGGATGCCAGCAGGAAGGCCATGGCCTGGGGGACCCTGGGGCCCGCTAGGCTTAAGCCCTCGccaggagcaggagggcaggggccggggggggaggcggggagcaTCCCTGGGTCCTTTGCTGGGCGCAGGCCTGTGCCTCCCTAGTCCTGGTTGGGGCTTCCTTTCCCCCAGTGCGCTGGGCCCACAGGCCTGGGGGAGAGCCAGGGGCCGAGTCAGCAGGGGCTTCTTTAGAGCCCGGGGAGGGGGGATCTGGCCACCCTGCATCTGTTCTGGGCGTCTTTTCCAGGGAGTGCAGGAGAAGGGGGTCGTCCGGACAGTCTCACCTCTTTCCCCGCCCTTCCCCACCCAGGTACTTCCTCACCAGCTTCTACACCAAGTACGACCAGATCCACTTCATCCTCAACACTGTGTCCCTGATGAGCGTGCTCATCCCCAAGCTGCCCCAGCTCCACGGCGTGCGGATTTTTGGAATCAACAAgtactgagggtgcagccccttcccctgcccGGGATGGCAGGGAGGGGCAGAAGCCTGTGCTGTGAGGCTGACGATGACGGAAGGAGCCTCTGGGTACCGCCAGGGATGGGGGTGGCACCTCGGGGCCCCAGTTTCCCCCTCTCTTCCCCCGCTAGCAGACTCGAAGTAGCTTGTAGTGGGTTGGGGCGGGCCCCGCTGGGGCTCTGACCCCTGcgatttttttgatctttttccttttgccttttggaTAGAGACCCTGCAGGGTGGTCTTGGAATGGGCTGGGCCTCTGGGCTGGACACAGACTTGCAAGGTTGAGGCAAGAGGCCAGGGAACGCCCCGGCTCCCTTGCTCATCCTCAGACTGCTAAAGCACTTTACCCCCCGTGACGGGGGCAGAGGGGACGGTACAGCTTCTAGTTTGTTTCACTTTAATTCTTAAGTCTTTAGAACGACACTCAGTGCGTgcttctatgtatatatatatatgaaagcagGTGTGTGACACGCCTCATCCCTCTGGGTAGCGAATTGTCTAAGCCAGGTCAAAGAGCTCCCGTACAGCCCACCCGGGGTACTGGGTGCGagtggagagggtgaggagaaggaGGGCGGGGCTGAGTGTGGCTGGCGTGgtcccaggggtggggggccagGGCTGCCGCCATCCTGGccctggtggaggtggggaggggctttGGGGCCGGGGTGGGCATGGTGAATTTAGACTTAGAGGAATGGGGCCACATGGCAGCAGGGGTTGGCGtgggagggggggggagagacCCAACCTCATTCTTTGGGAAGCAGTCCGGGAGGGGGGCAGGCCTGGAGGGGTCCTGTACCTATAGCACGGATCGGGTAATAGGAAGGGAGGCTGCTGTGGGTTGGAAGCTCCTGGGTTGGCGTGAGGGGGTGGAGATGGGCGGGAAGGGCCCACGAGTCATGAAAGCACAGGTCCAGTTTGAcgctgtctctgcagtggtgtgCGGGGCGTGGGGACACTGGGACTGAAACGATGAATGGTGGCCCGTTTGTAACCTCCTGGTGCAGACAGGGGCAGGGCCTCTCGTGTGACATGCACATTGGGGGCCATCAGGCCACATCCCAGACAGGGTTGCTGGGCTGCAGAGTCCTGCACGGTCCCTGGAGGAGCAGGGAGTGATGGGAGCGACCTCAGGGTGCTGCCAGCTCAGGCTGAGGAGGTGGCTGGGGTCTGACTGGGGTCTGTGCTCCTTCTGAGGTGTGGGTGCCAGGGCCTCGGGGGAAGTGGGGGAGGTCACCGGCCCTATTTTCAGCCTCCtggtccccccaacccccaccccatgtATCATAGGGAACTTTCACCTCAAAATCTTTCTAAGCAAAGTGTGAATAGGATTTTTACTCCCTTTGTACAGTATTCTGAGAAACGCAAATAAAGGACCGTGTGTTCCTATTTCCCCAGAGTCTGGCCTCTGCTTCCTggagggccctgggggagggggcagggtgagGGCAGCACGGGTGTATCAGTGGATGGAGGGGGCTACCTGGGACTGCTGCCCCCAGCAGAGCaagctggaggggctgtggggaaacTGGCAGAGGCAGCAAGCCAGCCAGCGAGCAGCATTCTGCTTGGGGCTTGGCCTGGCTGTTCCCCAGACAGAACTGATGTCTCTGGGCTCCACCGGCtggctgagccaggccaggctggCAGAGGGATGGATAGCTTGTGCCACGGCCTGGG
The Phacochoerus africanus isolate WHEZ1 chromosome 14, ROS_Pafr_v1, whole genome shotgun sequence DNA segment above includes these coding regions:
- the ORMDL3 gene encoding ORM1-like protein 3, yielding MNVGTAHSEVNPNTRVMNSRGIWLSYVLAIGLLHVVLLSIPFVSVPVVWTLTNLIHNMGMYIFLHTVKGTPFETPDQGKARLLTHWEQMDYGVQFTASRKFLTITPIVLYFLTSFYTKYDQIHFILNTVSLMSVLIPKLPQLHGVRIFGINKY